The following are encoded together in the Streptomyces asoensis genome:
- a CDS encoding DUF6445 family protein, producing the protein MSMPQRPHRPSGAAATLPVLPYRKPTKGRDYWVIDDVFPEAGAAAIRERCLARDDWIEGHPYTSESWPGLRTMPGLEPAELARVERLVREATGARRLWVQQAPGGGTLNHNCVQVVGQGESSPRPHSDSRALCRYAAVLYLNPAVPKDCGTSFYRQSLPGGRLGGNVVQAPHNNLVEALGTRFVAPDAFEEDVRVPHRHNRLLLYNANLVHSATGYCGTTLQDKRMTAVFFWMA; encoded by the coding sequence ATGTCCATGCCACAGCGGCCCCACCGGCCCTCAGGGGCCGCCGCCACGCTCCCCGTGCTGCCCTACCGCAAGCCCACCAAGGGCCGCGACTACTGGGTGATCGACGACGTCTTCCCCGAGGCCGGCGCCGCCGCGATCCGCGAACGCTGCCTCGCCAGGGACGACTGGATCGAGGGCCACCCGTACACCTCGGAGAGCTGGCCCGGACTGCGCACCATGCCGGGCCTGGAACCCGCTGAACTCGCCCGCGTGGAAAGGCTGGTGAGGGAGGCCACGGGCGCCCGGCGGCTGTGGGTGCAGCAGGCGCCCGGCGGGGGCACGCTCAACCACAACTGCGTCCAGGTGGTGGGGCAGGGCGAGAGCTCCCCGCGGCCCCACTCCGACTCGCGCGCGCTGTGCCGCTACGCGGCCGTGCTGTACCTCAACCCGGCCGTCCCCAAGGACTGCGGCACCAGCTTCTACCGGCAGTCCCTGCCCGGCGGGCGGCTCGGCGGCAACGTCGTCCAGGCCCCGCACAACAACCTCGTCGAGGCCCTCGGCACCAGGTTCGTCGCCCCCGACGCCTTCGAGGAGGACGTACGGGTGCCCCACAGGCACAACCGGCTGCTCCTCTACAACGCCAACCTCGTCCACAGCGCCACCGGTTACTGCGGCACGACACTCCAGGACAAGCGGATGACGGCCGTCTTCTTCTGGATGGCCTGA
- a CDS encoding helix-turn-helix domain-containing protein, with amino-acid sequence MGERDEPEVVGRRVQRLRVERGLTQRQLAEPTYTPAYVSTLEAGRVRPSDDALKHIADRLGVDFEELATGRPARLVTDLRLRLTEAQRSLATGEAEEAARQYTALLTEAREHGLEEEQATALLGLGECGIDTGDLDTALRCFERAEACLAGAPLPARVPALRGRAVAHYLAGELRYAVYLLESTLDELNRGGLHDPDALLLLYASVIGPYMDMGAQARAAQAAEFALALAPQVGDPALVARMHRSVARTLLAEGRLAEADASLAKAAELYRQLQLRTELANCHWMRGYVYAQNGELESAEEELKQAQTMLSAQRAALYSSQVAVELADVLHRRGKSQEAAALLHTVLGDLSPERGAVHSAGAHRLLGIIAEDARDTEAAEEHYVRALSLLERAGAAGDLADLCRMLGDLLRRTGRVEAALDAYRTGLGHRTAPGTTTLGPAPAQPPL; translated from the coding sequence GTGGGAGAGCGGGACGAGCCGGAGGTCGTGGGGCGCCGGGTGCAGCGGTTGCGCGTCGAACGGGGGCTCACACAGCGGCAGTTGGCCGAACCGACCTACACCCCTGCCTATGTCTCCACACTGGAGGCCGGCCGGGTGCGGCCCTCCGACGACGCGCTGAAACACATCGCCGACCGCCTCGGCGTCGACTTCGAGGAGCTGGCGACCGGCAGGCCCGCCCGTCTCGTCACGGATCTGCGGCTGCGCCTCACCGAGGCACAGCGGTCGCTGGCCACCGGCGAGGCCGAGGAGGCGGCCCGGCAGTACACCGCGCTGCTCACGGAGGCCCGCGAGCACGGGCTCGAGGAGGAGCAGGCCACCGCGCTGCTCGGCCTCGGGGAGTGCGGGATCGACACCGGCGACCTGGACACGGCCCTGCGCTGCTTCGAACGCGCCGAGGCCTGCCTCGCGGGGGCGCCGCTCCCGGCCCGCGTCCCCGCCCTGCGCGGCCGGGCCGTCGCCCACTACCTCGCCGGTGAGCTGCGGTACGCCGTCTACCTGCTGGAGTCGACCCTCGACGAGCTCAACCGGGGCGGCCTGCACGACCCCGACGCGCTGCTCCTGCTCTACGCCTCCGTCATCGGCCCGTACATGGACATGGGCGCCCAGGCCCGCGCCGCGCAGGCCGCCGAGTTCGCCCTGGCCCTCGCGCCCCAGGTGGGCGATCCCGCCCTGGTGGCCCGGATGCACCGTTCCGTCGCGCGGACGCTGCTCGCCGAGGGCCGGCTCGCGGAGGCCGACGCCTCGCTGGCCAAGGCGGCCGAGCTCTACCGCCAGCTCCAGCTCCGTACCGAGCTCGCCAACTGCCACTGGATGCGCGGCTACGTGTACGCCCAGAACGGCGAGCTGGAGTCCGCCGAGGAGGAGCTGAAGCAGGCCCAGACGATGCTCTCCGCCCAGCGGGCCGCCCTCTACAGCAGCCAGGTCGCCGTCGAACTGGCCGACGTCCTGCACCGGCGGGGCAAGTCGCAGGAGGCCGCCGCACTGCTGCACACCGTGCTCGGGGACCTGTCGCCCGAGCGCGGCGCCGTGCACTCGGCGGGCGCGCACCGGCTGCTCGGGATCATCGCCGAGGACGCCCGGGACACCGAGGCGGCGGAGGAGCACTACGTACGGGCGCTGAGCCTGCTGGAGCGGGCGGGGGCGGCGGGGGACCTCGCCGACCTGTGCCGGATGCTGGGCGATCTGCTGCGGCGGACCGGCCGGGTGGAGGCGGCGCTGGACGCGTACCGCACCGGGCTCGGCCACCGTACGGCGCCGGGCACGACGACGCTGGGGCCGGCGCCCGCGCAGCCGCCGCTGTAG
- a CDS encoding GAF and ANTAR domain-containing protein, translating into MTVVHLGRDRVAGIVAEELRGAAPREVPQRLCDAVLRLLPVDDASVSLRGDGMPVPLSASGERAGYVTELQVTLGDGPCCEAAETGAPVVAADLTSNRDACRWPVFAQQAAAVGVRSVCALPLGDGAVCVGTLDLYRDEPGELAADDMRTARVLAELVTAALVALPTAEPHDPGDAGHWLSPLAAGHDEVYQAVGMVMAQLGIAADEALSLLRGHAFAKDTTVLELAHEVVTLRLRFDDPDV; encoded by the coding sequence ATGACCGTGGTCCACCTGGGCCGGGACCGCGTCGCCGGGATCGTCGCCGAGGAGTTGCGGGGCGCCGCCCCGCGGGAGGTGCCGCAGCGGCTGTGCGACGCCGTGCTGAGGCTGCTGCCGGTGGACGACGCGAGCGTGTCGCTGCGGGGCGACGGGATGCCGGTGCCGCTGAGCGCGAGCGGTGAACGGGCCGGGTATGTGACGGAGTTGCAGGTCACGCTGGGTGACGGGCCCTGTTGTGAGGCCGCCGAGACGGGGGCGCCGGTCGTCGCCGCGGACCTGACGTCGAACCGGGACGCCTGCCGCTGGCCGGTGTTCGCGCAGCAGGCGGCCGCGGTCGGCGTGCGGTCGGTGTGCGCCCTGCCGCTGGGGGACGGGGCGGTGTGCGTGGGCACCCTCGACCTCTACCGGGACGAGCCGGGCGAGCTGGCCGCCGACGACATGCGCACGGCGCGGGTGCTGGCCGAACTCGTCACGGCGGCGCTGGTGGCACTGCCGACGGCGGAGCCGCACGACCCGGGCGACGCCGGTCACTGGCTCAGCCCGCTGGCCGCCGGGCACGACGAGGTGTACCAGGCCGTCGGCATGGTGATGGCCCAGCTGGGCATCGCGGCGGACGAGGCGCTGTCTCTGCTGCGCGGCCACGCCTTCGCGAAGGACACCACCGTGCTGGAGCTGGCCCACGAGGTGGTCACGCTGCGCCTGCGCTTCGACGACCCGGACGTCTGA
- a CDS encoding FxLYD domain-containing protein, producing the protein MPRTKGVLLTAAAICCATALTGCSDDNTPSSVSSAASKAASAAESLGREATAAASSLASGLASDLASEASSALASATAEANRKLDEVKGGADVKSDVDLGATGTDNGRATAGVTVTNTADGTKSFAVQVDFTDSAGNRLDTVVVTVQDVSAGKTGKATARSNRDLSGEVKAKVVRAVRY; encoded by the coding sequence ATGCCACGCACCAAGGGCGTGCTGCTGACGGCGGCGGCCATCTGCTGCGCCACCGCGCTCACCGGCTGCTCGGACGACAACACCCCGTCGTCGGTGTCGTCCGCCGCCAGCAAGGCCGCCTCCGCCGCCGAGTCGCTGGGCAGGGAGGCCACCGCGGCGGCGTCCTCGCTCGCCTCCGGCCTGGCCTCCGACCTCGCCTCCGAGGCGTCGTCGGCGCTCGCGTCGGCGACGGCGGAGGCCAACCGCAAGCTGGACGAGGTCAAGGGCGGTGCCGATGTGAAGTCGGACGTGGACCTCGGCGCGACGGGCACGGACAACGGCCGGGCGACGGCCGGGGTGACCGTCACCAACACCGCCGACGGGACGAAGTCCTTCGCCGTCCAGGTCGACTTCACCGACTCCGCGGGCAACCGGCTCGACACGGTCGTCGTCACCGTCCAGGACGTGTCCGCCGGCAAGACCGGCAAGGCGACGGCCCGCAGCAACCGTGACCTGTCCGGCGAGGTGAAGGCGAAGGTCGTAAGGGCGGTGCGGTACTGA
- a CDS encoding glycoside hydrolase family 13 protein, which translates to MTDFSSHRPDWWRQAVVYQVYPRSFADADGDGLGDLRGVTERLPHLAALGADALWLSPFYPSELADGGYDVADHRDVDPRLGTLADFDALTAEAHRLGLKVIVDLVPNHTSHRHVWFQEALAAGPGSPARARYVFRAGRGASGELPPTDWQSVFGGSAWQRVPDGQWYLHLFAREQPDLNWDHEEVREDFRTTLRFWSDRGVDGFRVDVAHALAKDLAEPLRDLGAGPAGEAALAGLAPGTHPFYDREEVHEIYRDWRRVLDAYTPPRTAVAEAWVPGDRRALYARPDELNQAFNFEYLQAVWDAGEIRTVVTGSLATARAVGASATWVLSNHDVVRHASRLMLAPGTDDNAWLLSGGRAPRVDEDAGLRRARAATLLMLALPGSSYVYQGEELGLPEVADLPVEVLQDPVWEQTGRVRKGRDGCRVPLPWTATGASYGFGPGGAWLPQPPYFARFAVEAQDGVEGSTLELYRTALRLRRKLLDGEELTWLRDTPPGVLAFARHDGWRCVTNLSETPVPLPPGEVLLSSVPLDDGGRLGPDTTVWLAGTY; encoded by the coding sequence ATGACCGACTTCTCCTCCCACCGCCCCGACTGGTGGCGACAGGCCGTCGTCTACCAGGTCTATCCGCGCAGCTTCGCCGACGCCGACGGCGACGGGCTCGGCGACCTGCGAGGCGTCACCGAGCGGCTGCCCCACCTGGCCGCCCTCGGCGCGGACGCCCTGTGGCTGTCGCCCTTCTACCCGTCCGAACTCGCCGACGGGGGTTACGACGTCGCCGACCACCGGGACGTGGACCCGCGCCTGGGCACCCTGGCCGACTTCGACGCGCTGACCGCCGAGGCCCACCGACTGGGCCTGAAGGTGATCGTCGACCTGGTCCCCAACCACACCTCCCACCGGCACGTCTGGTTCCAGGAGGCGCTGGCGGCGGGCCCCGGTTCCCCGGCCCGCGCCCGGTACGTCTTCCGTGCCGGGCGCGGCGCGAGCGGCGAACTGCCGCCCACGGACTGGCAGTCGGTCTTCGGCGGCAGCGCCTGGCAGCGGGTCCCCGACGGCCAGTGGTACCTGCACCTCTTCGCCCGCGAGCAGCCCGACCTGAACTGGGACCACGAGGAGGTCCGCGAGGACTTCCGCACCACCTTGCGCTTCTGGTCCGACCGGGGCGTCGACGGCTTCCGGGTGGACGTGGCGCACGCCCTCGCCAAGGACCTCGCCGAGCCCCTGCGCGATCTGGGCGCGGGCCCGGCCGGTGAGGCGGCGCTCGCCGGACTGGCGCCGGGCACGCACCCGTTCTACGACCGCGAGGAGGTCCACGAGATCTACCGCGACTGGCGCCGCGTCCTCGACGCCTACACCCCGCCCCGCACGGCCGTCGCCGAGGCCTGGGTCCCGGGCGACCGCCGGGCCCTCTACGCCCGGCCGGACGAACTGAACCAGGCCTTCAACTTCGAGTACCTCCAGGCGGTCTGGGACGCCGGGGAGATCCGCACGGTCGTCACCGGGTCGCTGGCCACCGCCCGCGCCGTCGGCGCCTCGGCCACCTGGGTGCTGTCCAACCACGACGTCGTGCGCCACGCCTCCCGCCTGATGCTCGCGCCGGGCACCGACGACAACGCCTGGCTGCTGTCGGGCGGCCGTGCGCCGCGTGTCGACGAGGACGCAGGGCTGCGCCGGGCCCGCGCGGCGACGCTGCTGATGCTGGCGCTGCCGGGGTCGTCGTACGTCTACCAGGGCGAGGAGCTGGGACTGCCCGAGGTGGCCGACCTGCCCGTGGAGGTCCTCCAGGACCCCGTGTGGGAGCAGACGGGCCGGGTCCGCAAGGGCCGCGACGGCTGCCGGGTCCCGCTGCCGTGGACGGCGACGGGAGCCTCGTACGGCTTCGGTCCGGGCGGTGCCTGGCTGCCGCAGCCGCCGTACTTCGCGCGGTTCGCCGTCGAGGCGCAGGACGGCGTGGAGGGCTCCACGCTGGAGCTGTACCGCACGGCCCTGCGGCTGCGCCGCAAGCTGCTCGACGGCGAGGAGCTCACCTGGCTGCGGGACACCCCGCCGGGCGTGCTGGCCTTCGCCCGCCACGACGGCTGGCGCTGTGTGACCAACCTGTCGGAGACGCCGGTGCCGCTGCCGCCGGGGGAGGTGCTGCTGAGCAGCGTCCCCCTCGACGACGGCGGGCGGCTGGGTCCGGACACGACGGTCTGGCTGGCCGGCACGTACTGA
- a CDS encoding M23 family metallopeptidase: protein MGREHLARLSRPRARTRTTARTRTRPAGSGRAAGAVLSVLTALSALLLLVLTAVPAGAGTDGFRGETARAVRAHERARARVDRLREEDAPDTEVRAAERRRKAVRAGLWDLLWATGRNSGDPVAVDASGRDGHCPFGDRSRPAGQRSPAWTAPIHHYWLSAGYAAKGSRWAHRHTGQDFAVDAGSPVYAVGSGTVQATTCGDGFGNQVVVRHRDGYFTQYAHLSRIDVRKGERVTAGRRIGLSGATGNVTGPHLHFEVRITPYVGSAVPPLPWLRRKDVRVGGASLDAVRRNYHCCRGR, encoded by the coding sequence ATGGGACGAGAACACCTCGCGCGCCTCTCACGACCCCGGGCGCGAACGCGGACGACGGCGCGGACCCGCACGCGCCCAGCGGGCTCGGGCCGGGCCGCCGGCGCCGTCCTGTCCGTCCTGACGGCCCTGTCCGCCCTTCTGCTGCTGGTGCTCACCGCCGTGCCCGCCGGCGCCGGGACCGACGGGTTCCGCGGGGAGACCGCCCGCGCCGTCCGCGCGCACGAACGGGCCCGGGCACGCGTCGACCGGCTGCGCGAGGAGGACGCGCCCGACACGGAGGTCAGGGCCGCCGAACGCCGCCGCAAGGCCGTCCGCGCCGGACTGTGGGACCTGCTGTGGGCGACGGGCCGCAACTCCGGGGACCCGGTCGCCGTCGATGCGTCAGGACGCGACGGCCACTGCCCGTTCGGCGACCGCAGCCGCCCGGCCGGGCAGCGCTCCCCTGCCTGGACGGCCCCCATCCACCACTACTGGCTCTCCGCGGGCTACGCCGCGAAGGGCTCGCGCTGGGCCCACCGCCACACCGGCCAGGACTTCGCCGTCGACGCGGGTTCCCCCGTGTACGCCGTCGGCTCCGGCACCGTCCAGGCCACGACCTGCGGCGACGGCTTCGGCAACCAGGTCGTGGTCCGTCACCGGGACGGCTACTTCACGCAGTACGCGCACCTGTCCCGCATCGACGTACGCAAGGGCGAGCGGGTGACGGCCGGCCGGCGCATCGGCCTCTCCGGCGCGACCGGGAACGTCACCGGACCGCATCTGCACTTCGAGGTGCGGATCACCCCCTACGTCGGATCCGCGGTGCCGCCCCTGCCCTGGCTGCGCCGCAAGGACGTGCGGGTCGGCGGGGCGTCCCTCGACGCCGTCAGGAGGAACTACCACTGCTGCCGGGGGCGGTAG
- a CDS encoding TIGR03943 family putative permease subunit, translated as MRRYGPAALLLLTGGAVLRITLLGDLYLRYVQAGLRPYLIVSGAALVLLGLVTAVLPHHGDGGGPTGHVGHAGHSHGPGGPRVAWLLTLPALALLLFPPPALGSYSAGREAAQRAAQGVGTFPALPAGDPVELTVAAFSSRAIYDSGRSLKGRTVRLTGFVTHGDDGAWYVTRLVVTCCAADATTGKVEVRDAGDEVLPADTWVTVTGTWRPRGALGSDAAWPPVLDAVTLRRVAQPADPYEKP; from the coding sequence GTGAGGCGGTACGGACCGGCGGCGCTGCTCCTGCTGACGGGCGGCGCGGTCCTGCGGATCACTCTCCTCGGCGACCTCTACCTGCGCTACGTGCAGGCCGGCCTGCGGCCCTACCTGATCGTGTCCGGGGCCGCGCTGGTCCTGCTGGGCCTCGTGACGGCCGTCCTCCCCCACCACGGCGACGGCGGCGGCCCCACCGGTCACGTGGGTCACGCGGGTCACTCCCACGGGCCCGGCGGGCCCCGCGTGGCCTGGCTGCTCACCCTGCCCGCCCTCGCCCTCCTCCTCTTCCCGCCCCCGGCGCTCGGCTCCTACAGCGCCGGCCGGGAGGCGGCCCAGCGGGCCGCGCAGGGTGTGGGGACCTTCCCGGCGCTGCCCGCGGGGGACCCCGTGGAGCTGACCGTCGCCGCGTTCAGCTCACGCGCGATCTACGACAGCGGACGGTCGCTGAAGGGCCGTACGGTCCGCCTGACCGGCTTCGTCACCCACGGTGACGACGGCGCCTGGTACGTCACCCGGCTCGTGGTCACCTGCTGCGCCGCCGACGCCACCACCGGCAAGGTCGAGGTCCGGGACGCGGGCGACGAGGTCCTGCCGGCCGACACCTGGGTCACCGTCACCGGCACCTGGCGCCCGCGGGGCGCGCTCGGCTCCGACGCGGCGTGGCCGCCGGTGCTGGACGCCGTCACGCTCAGGCGGGTGGCGCAGCCGGCGGACCCGTACGAGAAGCCGTGA
- a CDS encoding nucleoside hydrolase, whose product MTEQPIPVIIDCDTGVDDALALLFAVRHPGLDVRAVTCVAGNTDVDGVVRNTLTVLEHAGAGDIPVARGAERPLIEPVRTASHVHGQDGMGDLGLPAPTRRPVDVDAVALLRREILASPRPVTLVPTAPLTNIALLLRTHPEVTRNIERIVFMGGAVTTGNATPVAEFNVWHDPEAAAVLLTAGVPITMYGLDVFKRVLVPAADVARLRASAEPRLRLAGELLAHRDPATSGDPTPTGGLGDAGAVCAVADPAGLTTEPLPVEVSLAPGPARGQTVVDRRPRPGESEIHEGARENALVDVALDVDVERYVKLWLTTLEG is encoded by the coding sequence GTGACCGAGCAGCCCATCCCCGTGATCATCGACTGCGACACGGGTGTCGACGACGCCCTCGCGCTGCTGTTCGCCGTCCGTCACCCCGGCCTGGACGTGCGGGCGGTGACCTGCGTGGCCGGGAACACGGACGTGGACGGAGTGGTCCGCAACACGCTCACCGTGCTGGAGCACGCGGGCGCCGGGGACATCCCGGTCGCCCGGGGTGCCGAGCGCCCGCTGATCGAACCGGTCCGCACGGCGTCCCACGTGCACGGGCAGGACGGCATGGGCGACCTGGGGCTGCCCGCGCCGACCCGGCGGCCGGTCGACGTGGACGCGGTCGCGCTGCTGCGCCGCGAGATCCTCGCCTCCCCGCGTCCGGTCACCCTCGTGCCCACCGCCCCGCTGACCAACATCGCCCTGCTGCTGCGCACCCACCCGGAGGTGACGCGCAACATCGAGCGGATCGTGTTCATGGGCGGCGCCGTGACGACCGGGAACGCCACGCCGGTCGCGGAGTTCAACGTGTGGCACGACCCGGAGGCGGCGGCGGTCCTGCTCACCGCGGGCGTGCCGATCACCATGTACGGCCTGGACGTGTTCAAGCGGGTCCTGGTCCCGGCGGCGGACGTGGCGCGGCTGCGGGCGAGTGCGGAGCCGCGTCTGCGGCTGGCGGGCGAGCTGCTCGCCCACCGTGATCCGGCGACCTCCGGTGATCCCACCCCGACCGGCGGGCTCGGTGACGCGGGCGCGGTGTGCGCGGTGGCCGATCCGGCGGGGCTGACCACCGAGCCGCTCCCGGTCGAGGTCTCCCTCGCCCCGGGCCCGGCCCGCGGCCAGACGGTCGTCGACCGCCGTCCGCGTCCGGGAGAGTCCGAGATCCACGAGGGCGCACGCGAGAACGCCCTGGTGGACGTGGCCCTGGACGTCGATGTGGAGCGCTACGTCAAACTCTGGCTGACCACCCTGGAGGGCTGA
- a CDS encoding LAETG motif-containing sortase-dependent surface protein, translating to MSIARRVTVRRLLGTGAASLTLCAASVAAASGALAGTGTPGGDGWKSGGQYQPGTGAGTETGTDRCEFSLDGTHFYNSVRVDDQTLRPTGDGKIHVTVRAAGDASTCTASLASYLAHGASFGTSGEQVFVDFDTVTVKPGKTDTLDIAVPDAGCFAQIDLYRGAVKFDGKLDAKDGFVHGDLPKGPDRPVIKDKLIAAWNGGTKDCTVTEQPPSSPPAGGGGSSSPSPSASTPSEPSKPSQSPSDSTSPSPSAPSESESGTPTPSASASESTTAPAPTPNGGGGGLAETGADSNTPLIAGGAAALLAGGAAIFVATRRRKTRHS from the coding sequence ATGTCCATAGCGAGACGTGTCACCGTACGCCGCCTGCTGGGGACGGGCGCCGCTTCGCTCACCCTGTGCGCCGCCTCCGTCGCCGCCGCGTCCGGCGCCCTCGCCGGCACCGGGACCCCAGGTGGCGACGGCTGGAAGTCCGGCGGCCAGTACCAGCCGGGAACGGGCGCGGGCACCGAGACGGGGACCGACCGCTGTGAGTTCTCGCTCGACGGCACGCACTTCTACAACTCCGTCAGGGTCGACGACCAGACGCTGCGGCCGACCGGCGACGGCAAGATCCACGTCACGGTCCGCGCGGCCGGTGACGCGAGCACCTGCACCGCTTCCCTCGCCTCCTACCTCGCCCACGGCGCCAGCTTCGGCACCTCGGGCGAGCAGGTCTTCGTCGACTTCGACACCGTGACGGTGAAGCCCGGCAAGACCGACACCCTCGACATCGCGGTGCCCGACGCGGGCTGCTTCGCGCAGATCGACCTCTACCGCGGCGCCGTCAAGTTCGACGGCAAGCTCGACGCGAAGGACGGCTTCGTCCACGGGGACCTGCCCAAGGGCCCGGACCGTCCCGTCATCAAGGACAAGCTGATCGCGGCCTGGAACGGCGGCACGAAGGACTGCACGGTCACCGAGCAGCCGCCGTCCTCCCCGCCGGCCGGCGGCGGCGGTTCGTCCTCGCCGTCACCGTCCGCGTCGACGCCCTCGGAGCCGTCGAAGCCGTCGCAGTCGCCGTCCGACAGCACGTCTCCCTCGCCGTCCGCGCCGTCGGAGTCGGAGTCGGGCACGCCGACGCCGTCCGCGTCCGCCTCCGAGTCGACCACCGCGCCCGCGCCCACCCCGAACGGTGGCGGCGGCGGCCTGGCCGAGACCGGCGCCGACAGCAACACCCCGCTGATCGCGGGCGGCGCGGCTGCGCTGCTGGCCGGCGGCGCGGCGATCTTCGTCGCCACCCGCCGCCGCAAGACCCGGCACAGCTGA
- a CDS encoding MOSC domain-containing protein, producing MTAATLTGITYYPVKGCAGTALTEAALTAGGLPHDRTWAIADEKGDPRWQGGDPALALITPERNQDGLTLRAPGRDPVRADDPDVHAWLTDFLGAPSTLVPSPDGNAGRLHLVSRATLDALNRRITARGAAPVPMDRFRPNLVVDGWTVAHTEDGAARLLVGDAELARTEDTIRCAVTLVDQRTGRREGPEPLRTLADYRRTAGGVAFGAYFEVRRAGRVSVGDAVVPGPDS from the coding sequence ATGACGGCCGCGACACTGACGGGGATCACGTACTACCCGGTGAAGGGATGCGCGGGGACGGCGCTCACGGAGGCGGCGCTGACGGCCGGCGGCCTGCCGCACGACCGGACCTGGGCGATCGCCGACGAGAAGGGCGACCCGCGCTGGCAGGGGGGCGACCCCGCGCTGGCCCTGATCACCCCGGAACGCAACCAGGACGGGCTGACGTTGAGGGCGCCGGGCCGGGACCCGGTGCGCGCGGACGACCCGGACGTGCACGCGTGGCTCACGGACTTCCTGGGCGCCCCGAGCACCCTGGTCCCGTCCCCGGACGGCAACGCCGGCCGGCTGCACCTGGTCTCGCGGGCCACCCTGGACGCCCTGAACCGCCGGATCACCGCACGGGGCGCCGCACCCGTCCCGATGGACCGCTTCCGCCCCAACCTGGTGGTGGACGGATGGACCGTTGCGCACACCGAGGACGGCGCCGCCCGACTCCTCGTCGGCGACGCGGAACTGGCCCGCACCGAGGACACGATCCGCTGCGCGGTCACGCTGGTCGACCAGCGCACCGGCCGCCGCGAGGGTCCCGAGCCCCTGCGCACACTCGCGGACTACCGCCGGACGGCGGGCGGTGTCGCCTTCGGCGCCTACTTCGAGGTGCGGCGCGCGGGGCGGGTGTCGGTGGGGGACGCGGTGGTGCCGGGACCGGACAGCTGA
- a CDS encoding DUF4142 domain-containing protein — MGTLFVGGALAVTLSALAYPSMLGLSTVSTSTDRVIANTQWGPLTEGDRDFVVKVRAAGLWEYPLGQLGLQKSQTPAVRTASNHLIDGHGALDTSCRKIAPMLNIQLPNVASPQQEGFVAQLKAESGKQFDTDFANILRMTHGSIFNTIAKIRSTTKNTLVRALADQANDTVLDHITVMEKTGLVDFDTTLFNQTTPPKLPQSDLTPPVPPAGQPMVVLNPPPTATSTPLDLNAALSGNNAG, encoded by the coding sequence ATGGGAACCCTGTTCGTCGGCGGTGCGCTCGCTGTGACACTCAGCGCACTCGCCTACCCATCCATGCTCGGACTGAGCACCGTGTCGACCTCGACCGACCGTGTGATCGCCAACACCCAGTGGGGCCCGCTCACCGAAGGCGACCGCGACTTCGTGGTGAAGGTGCGCGCCGCGGGACTGTGGGAGTACCCGCTCGGCCAGCTCGGGCTCCAGAAGAGCCAGACCCCGGCCGTCCGCACCGCCAGCAACCACCTGATCGACGGTCACGGGGCGCTGGACACCAGCTGCCGCAAGATCGCGCCGATGCTGAACATCCAGCTGCCCAACGTGGCCAGCCCGCAGCAGGAGGGCTTCGTCGCCCAGCTGAAGGCCGAGAGCGGCAAGCAGTTCGACACCGACTTCGCCAACATCCTGCGCATGACGCACGGCTCGATCTTCAACACGATCGCCAAGATCCGGTCCACCACGAAGAACACCCTGGTCCGCGCGCTCGCCGACCAGGCCAACGACACCGTCCTGGACCACATCACCGTGATGGAGAAGACCGGTCTGGTCGACTTCGACACCACGCTGTTCAACCAGACGACGCCGCCGAAGCTGCCCCAGTCGGACCTGACCCCGCCGGTCCCGCCCGCCGGGCAGCCCATGGTCGTCCTCAACCCGCCGCCCACGGCCACCTCCACGCCGCTGGACCTCAACGCCGCCCTCTCGGGCAACAACGCCGGGTGA